In Gimesia sp., the following are encoded in one genomic region:
- the mnmA gene encoding tRNA 2-thiouridine(34) synthase MnmA — protein MSERVVLAMSGGVDSSAAAHLLLEQGYEVIGLFMRSGATEETACAIEDPHSLPVLNTKAHKQGCCSASDAADARRVADMLDIPFHALNFKDAFGRIKDYFADEYLAGRTPNPCVMCNNWLKFGKLWEFAESVGASYISTGHYAQLKSVPGEEQPALVRGLDRSKDQSYVLFGINRDLLDKIIFPVGGFVKPEIREMAGEAGLRTANKPDSQEICFIPDNDYFGFLNRYRGEQETAGEMVDTAGNVVGQHTGYENYTIGQRKRLGVAFGSPRYVIKIEPETKRVVIGTRDDLARKSLEANRSNWLIDSPGSEIRCQAQIRYQHKEADCTVQILDEERFRVTFDNPEYGVAPGQAVVLYDAERVIGGGWIM, from the coding sequence ATGTCTGAGCGTGTTGTCCTGGCGATGAGTGGTGGAGTTGACAGCTCCGCAGCCGCCCATCTTTTACTGGAACAGGGTTATGAGGTGATCGGTCTGTTCATGCGGTCCGGTGCCACCGAAGAGACGGCCTGCGCGATTGAGGATCCCCATAGCCTTCCGGTTCTGAACACGAAAGCACACAAGCAGGGCTGCTGTTCCGCCAGTGATGCTGCAGATGCCCGCCGGGTGGCTGACATGCTCGACATCCCGTTTCATGCGCTGAATTTCAAAGATGCGTTTGGGCGTATCAAAGATTACTTTGCCGATGAATATCTGGCCGGCCGCACTCCCAATCCCTGTGTGATGTGCAACAACTGGCTCAAGTTCGGCAAACTCTGGGAATTCGCAGAATCAGTGGGCGCCTCCTACATTTCGACCGGGCATTATGCACAGTTGAAGTCTGTCCCGGGAGAAGAACAGCCGGCCCTGGTGCGCGGCCTCGACCGCTCGAAAGATCAGTCCTACGTTCTGTTTGGTATCAATCGTGATCTACTCGACAAAATCATCTTTCCCGTAGGCGGCTTCGTCAAACCGGAAATCCGGGAGATGGCAGGTGAGGCGGGCCTGAGGACAGCCAATAAGCCTGACAGTCAGGAAATCTGTTTCATTCCCGACAACGATTATTTCGGTTTCCTCAACCGATACCGGGGCGAGCAGGAAACGGCCGGCGAAATGGTTGACACCGCGGGGAATGTCGTCGGCCAGCATACCGGCTATGAAAATTACACCATCGGTCAGCGGAAGCGTTTGGGCGTCGCCTTTGGTTCGCCCCGTTATGTCATCAAAATCGAACCTGAGACGAAACGAGTCGTAATCGGTACGCGCGACGACCTGGCACGGAAATCACTGGAAGCCAATCGCAGTAACTGGCTGATTGACAGTCCCGGTTCCGAGATCCGCTGTCAGGCCCAGATTCGCTATCAGCATAAAGAAGCTGACTGCACGGTACAGATTCTGGATGAAGAACGGTTCCGGGTCACCTTCGATAACCCGGAATACGGTGTCGCCCCGGGCCAGGCGGTTGTCCTGTATGATGCGGAGCGCGTGATTGGTGGCGGCTGGATCATGTAA